From Cecembia calidifontis, one genomic window encodes:
- the hypF gene encoding carbamoyltransferase HypF has product MPFWSIHIEGQVQGVGFRPTVLRVAYAMGLCGKVFNTNAGVTIDLFCSKRELDEFLKKLRSKLSSLAVISKLWIEELPKIDSFPNDFYISPSLLGENKSANISPDFGICPSCQSEVLNSENPRYLYPFISCTQCGPRYSILNGIPYDRLRSSMGHFEMCTSCEEEYLDLQNRRFHSQTNSCPDCPIDLRIFPETDHTFPMPVDLMDHAVTIIQSGGILAVKGTGGFLLLTDATNPDAIQMLRKRKRRPRKPLALMVHDEIMLSDFFTVSHEEKELLRSAARPIVLCKPKKYTDLHGTQAWVAPGLSLLGVCLPADPLMFLISRKVGRPIIATSGNLHQSPLQYKDQEAIEKLMGFADAIIYHNREIYFPQDDSVFRIAENSGQKIVLRRSRGLAPTFWNKVRIKAELPVLALGADLKGTFALWEGHNVYVSQYLGNLESFDTQERYLDTLTKFLDLTGIQPQQILMDKHPLYHSRRFADNFPYVNVTEVPHHEAHFAALLWEHAALDADEPILGVIWDGLGFGNDSALWGSEFFVFHSGAFERACSFDYYDYLLGDKMSIEPRLSALAICYISGGTLDLIKGKFSSQEWSLFTRMLDKGGHAQTNSMGRLFDAVSSILGLCDFNTYEGEAAMLLEQLARNYFDANGQAAIQSYFMDSIVKDKISGADLISQIIKDKSNGLDSGLIAAKFHLTLVHIISQVIQNTGCRKVGFSGGVFQNALLVDLLHQYLGEEYQLLFHEQLPPNDENISLGQMAWFHIKNRSQKLKIKSYVLGDSR; this is encoded by the coding sequence GTGCCATTTTGGAGCATTCATATTGAAGGACAGGTTCAGGGAGTGGGGTTTAGACCAACTGTTTTACGTGTTGCCTATGCAATGGGTTTGTGCGGTAAGGTTTTCAATACAAACGCCGGAGTAACCATTGATCTCTTTTGTTCAAAAAGAGAATTAGATGAGTTTTTGAAAAAATTAAGATCCAAGCTTTCATCCCTGGCTGTCATTTCCAAGTTGTGGATCGAAGAACTTCCTAAGATAGACAGTTTTCCAAATGATTTTTATATTTCACCCTCGCTGCTAGGCGAGAACAAGAGCGCAAATATCAGTCCTGATTTTGGAATTTGCCCATCCTGTCAATCAGAGGTATTGAATTCAGAAAATCCCCGCTATTTGTATCCTTTTATTTCCTGTACGCAGTGCGGTCCCAGGTATTCTATTTTAAATGGTATCCCTTATGACAGGCTTCGCTCTTCCATGGGGCATTTTGAGATGTGTACTTCCTGTGAGGAGGAATATTTGGACTTACAAAACAGGCGTTTTCACTCCCAAACCAATTCATGTCCTGATTGTCCAATAGATTTGAGGATTTTTCCCGAAACGGATCATACTTTTCCTATGCCTGTTGATCTGATGGATCATGCAGTAACAATTATCCAATCGGGTGGAATTCTTGCAGTTAAGGGGACAGGCGGGTTTTTATTGCTAACAGATGCAACAAATCCTGATGCAATTCAAATGCTTAGAAAAAGAAAGCGGAGACCCAGAAAACCTTTAGCTTTGATGGTTCATGATGAAATTATGCTTTCAGATTTTTTCACAGTTTCACATGAAGAAAAAGAGTTGTTAAGGTCAGCTGCCCGGCCCATTGTGCTTTGCAAACCTAAGAAATATACTGATCTTCATGGCACTCAAGCTTGGGTTGCTCCTGGTCTTTCTCTTTTAGGTGTGTGTTTGCCTGCAGACCCATTGATGTTCCTTATTTCCAGGAAAGTTGGCAGACCGATTATTGCCACCAGTGGCAATCTTCACCAAAGTCCTTTACAGTATAAAGACCAGGAAGCTATTGAAAAACTAATGGGATTTGCCGATGCAATCATTTATCATAATAGGGAAATTTATTTCCCTCAAGATGATAGCGTTTTTCGGATAGCGGAAAATTCCGGGCAAAAAATAGTTTTGAGAAGAAGCAGGGGCTTGGCTCCGACTTTTTGGAATAAGGTCAGGATAAAAGCTGAACTTCCTGTTTTGGCATTAGGAGCTGATCTAAAAGGTACTTTTGCACTTTGGGAGGGGCATAATGTTTATGTGAGTCAATACTTAGGAAATCTGGAAAGTTTTGATACGCAGGAGAGATATTTGGACACATTGACCAAGTTTTTGGATCTTACCGGCATCCAACCTCAGCAAATATTGATGGATAAGCATCCTTTATACCATAGCAGAAGGTTTGCTGACAATTTCCCTTATGTAAATGTAACAGAAGTTCCCCACCATGAAGCGCACTTTGCCGCCTTGCTTTGGGAACATGCTGCTCTTGATGCTGATGAACCTATCTTGGGAGTGATTTGGGATGGGCTGGGATTTGGAAATGATTCAGCTTTATGGGGTTCTGAGTTTTTTGTGTTCCATTCAGGAGCTTTTGAGCGGGCTTGCTCTTTTGATTATTATGATTATCTCTTGGGGGACAAAATGTCCATTGAACCACGACTTTCAGCTTTGGCTATATGTTACATTTCAGGTGGAACTCTCGATCTGATTAAAGGAAAATTTTCTTCACAGGAATGGTCCCTCTTTACAAGGATGCTAGATAAAGGGGGCCATGCCCAGACCAATAGCATGGGAAGGTTGTTTGATGCGGTATCTTCCATCTTGGGGCTTTGTGATTTCAATACGTATGAAGGGGAGGCCGCCATGCTATTGGAACAATTGGCCAGGAACTACTTTGACGCGAATGGTCAAGCGGCCATCCAATCTTATTTTATGGATTCCATTGTAAAAGATAAGATTTCGGGTGCTGATTTAATTTCTCAAATAATAAAGGACAAGTCAAACGGCTTGGATTCAGGCCTTATTGCTGCCAAATTTCATCTGACCTTGGTTCACATCATTTCTCAAGTCATCCAAAATACAGGTTGTAGAAAAGTAGGATTTTCAGGAGGGGTTTTCCAAAATGCCCTTTTGGTTGATTTGCTCCATCAATACCTGGGAGAAGAATACCAACTGTTATTCCATGAGCAGTTACCTCCTAATGACGAGAATATATCCCTAGGCCAAATGGCCTGGTTTCATATAAAAAACAGATCACAAAAACTTAAAATAAAATCTTATGTGCTTGGCGATTCCCGGTAA
- the hypB gene encoding hydrogenase nickel incorporation protein HypB gives MSNTKVPKSSKNVRGTITCDNTTIHLLQANDFVAESIRNQMAEKKVLMINITSSAGSGKTTLMQETVKRLKDEISMGILVGDLETERDADRIKQVGGKALQIVTGGICHLEAQMVWQALKSFDISGLDVLFVENVGNLVCPASFDLGEDYRVTLIATTEGDDKPQKYPKMFLTSELMLVSKSDLLPYLPFSVEAVTNDARAINPSIEVIEVSSVDGTGIDAWCDWLKAKIKEKKSADSIAV, from the coding sequence ATGTCCAATACCAAAGTACCTAAGTCCAGTAAAAATGTCAGGGGTACCATTACCTGTGACAATACCACCATCCATTTGCTTCAGGCCAATGATTTTGTGGCAGAGAGTATCCGCAATCAGATGGCGGAAAAAAAAGTGCTGATGATCAACATCACCTCATCTGCTGGAAGCGGTAAAACCACACTTATGCAAGAAACAGTCAAACGATTAAAGGATGAGATAAGCATGGGTATTCTTGTTGGTGACCTTGAAACGGAAAGAGATGCAGACCGCATCAAACAAGTAGGAGGGAAAGCTTTGCAAATTGTGACAGGTGGAATTTGCCATTTGGAGGCTCAAATGGTTTGGCAAGCATTAAAGAGTTTTGACATTTCAGGTTTAGATGTACTCTTCGTCGAAAATGTAGGCAATTTGGTTTGTCCAGCATCTTTTGATCTGGGAGAAGATTATCGGGTCACCCTCATTGCCACTACAGAAGGTGACGATAAACCCCAAAAATATCCTAAAATGTTTTTGACCAGTGAATTGATGTTGGTTTCCAAATCTGACCTTTTACCTTATCTTCCATTTAGTGTGGAAGCAGTAACAAATGACGCCAGGGCCATTAATCCCAGTATCGAGGTGATTGAAGTTTCATCTGTGGACGGTACAGGTATTGATGCTTGGTGCGATTGGCTTAAGGCTAAAATCAAGGAAAAAAAATCAGCTGACTCGATTGCTGTATAG
- the lpdA gene encoding dihydrolipoyl dehydrogenase: MSSTKYDVIVVGSGPGGYVAAIRASQLGLKTAVVEAAELGGICLNWGCIPTKALIKSAQVFEYINHSEDYGIKVKGAEVDFGGMIKRSRDVAAGMSKGIQFLFKKNKIDQLLGWGKVQPGKKVEVEDKDGKKTVYSADHIIIATGGRARELPALKIDNEKIIGYRKAMVLEKKPAKMVVVGSGAIGVEFAYVYSSIGTEVTIVEFMDRIVPNEDEEVSKALERIYKKNGVNIMTSTEVTAVDTKGKGCKVTVKDKKGNESVIECDVVLSAVGVVSNIENIGLEDVGILVEKGKIKVDEFYKTNMPGYYAIGDVTPGPALAHVASAEGIICVEKIAGHHPEPLDYNNIPGCTYCVPEIASVGYTEAKAKEAGYEVKVGKFPFSASGKASAAGAKDGFVKLVFDAKYGELLGAHMIGANVTEMIAEIVAIRKLETTGHELIKTVHPHPTMSEAVMEAAAAAYGEVIHI, from the coding sequence ATGTCTTCAACAAAATATGATGTGATTGTTGTAGGGTCAGGTCCCGGAGGGTATGTAGCGGCTATCCGTGCTTCTCAACTGGGTCTGAAAACTGCAGTAGTGGAAGCTGCCGAATTGGGCGGAATCTGTTTGAACTGGGGTTGTATCCCTACCAAAGCATTGATCAAGAGTGCTCAGGTTTTTGAATACATCAACCATTCGGAAGACTATGGCATCAAAGTAAAAGGTGCTGAAGTCGATTTCGGGGGCATGATCAAAAGGAGCCGCGACGTGGCTGCCGGTATGTCCAAAGGTATTCAGTTCCTTTTCAAAAAAAACAAAATCGACCAATTATTGGGCTGGGGTAAAGTGCAGCCGGGCAAAAAAGTAGAAGTTGAAGATAAAGACGGAAAGAAGACAGTTTATTCAGCAGACCATATCATCATTGCCACCGGTGGTAGAGCCAGAGAACTTCCTGCGCTGAAAATAGACAATGAAAAAATCATTGGCTATCGTAAGGCCATGGTTCTTGAGAAAAAGCCTGCCAAAATGGTAGTAGTAGGTTCAGGTGCCATAGGTGTTGAATTTGCTTACGTGTATAGTTCCATTGGCACGGAAGTTACCATTGTGGAATTCATGGACAGGATAGTGCCCAATGAAGATGAGGAAGTATCCAAGGCTTTGGAAAGAATCTACAAGAAAAATGGTGTCAATATCATGACCAGTACCGAAGTGACCGCTGTGGATACCAAAGGTAAAGGTTGCAAAGTGACCGTTAAGGATAAGAAAGGGAACGAGTCTGTTATCGAATGTGATGTAGTGCTTTCTGCTGTGGGTGTAGTTTCCAATATCGAAAATATTGGACTGGAAGATGTTGGAATCCTGGTGGAGAAAGGAAAGATCAAAGTGGATGAGTTCTACAAAACCAATATGCCGGGCTATTATGCCATAGGTGATGTAACCCCCGGTCCGGCCTTAGCACACGTAGCTTCTGCTGAAGGGATCATCTGCGTGGAGAAAATCGCCGGCCATCATCCTGAGCCATTGGATTACAATAACATTCCCGGCTGTACCTATTGTGTGCCTGAAATCGCTTCCGTGGGCTATACCGAAGCAAAGGCCAAAGAAGCAGGTTATGAAGTGAAAGTAGGTAAATTCCCATTCTCTGCTTCCGGTAAAGCATCAGCTGCAGGGGCCAAAGACGGGTTTGTGAAATTGGTTTTTGACGCGAAGTATGGGGAGCTTTTAGGAGCCCATATGATCGGGGCCAATGTAACAGAGATGATCGCTGAGATTGTGGCTATCCGTAAATTGGAGACTACAGGTCATGAACTGATCAAGACTGTCCATCCTCATCCAACTATGTCTGAAGCAGTAATGGAAGCAGCAGCTGCAGCTTATGGTGAAGTGATTCATATTTGA
- a CDS encoding methylated-DNA--[protein]-cysteine S-methyltransferase: MKEFAVMETPLGNVRAEAWDGYLVRLQFTDEPTTDTFLDGVLMDVRIQLGLYFQGKQKTFDIPVAFGGTDFQHQVWMEVNKVPFGETSTYEKIARNLGNPNAVRAVGTAIGANPILIMLPCHRIVGKYGQLTGYAGGLWRKSKLLELEQKEKVGQQVKLEF, from the coding sequence ATGAAAGAATTTGCAGTGATGGAAACTCCCTTGGGTAATGTCCGGGCAGAAGCCTGGGATGGATACCTTGTTAGGCTACAATTTACGGATGAACCTACAACAGACACCTTTCTGGATGGTGTATTGATGGATGTCAGGATACAGTTGGGGCTCTATTTTCAGGGAAAACAGAAAACTTTTGATATACCGGTTGCATTTGGTGGCACAGATTTCCAACATCAGGTATGGATGGAAGTCAATAAAGTACCTTTTGGGGAAACAAGTACTTATGAGAAAATCGCCCGTAATTTAGGAAACCCCAATGCCGTAAGGGCTGTCGGTACTGCTATTGGTGCCAACCCAATTCTGATCATGCTGCCCTGCCACCGCATTGTCGGTAAGTATGGCCAATTGACAGGTTACGCAGGGGGGCTTTGGCGCAAGTCCAAACTCCTGGAATTAGAGCAAAAAGAAAAAGTGGGGCAACAGGTCAAGTTGGAATTTTGA